The following coding sequences are from one Coffea arabica cultivar ET-39 chromosome 11e, Coffea Arabica ET-39 HiFi, whole genome shotgun sequence window:
- the LOC113717549 gene encoding nudix hydrolase 17, mitochondrial, with the protein MVCLVSRTGRHLQRYNDKGRRLVVGCIPYRFKGQEKDKVNNQVEVLVISSQNGQGMMFPKGGWELDESLIEAACRESLEEAGVLGNVEDELGIWGFKSKSQGTYHEGYMFPLLVTEQLDLWPEQNVRKRVWMTVAEAREVCKHWWMKEALDKFVNRLLLEELEDQQQDLPAKSLL; encoded by the exons ATGGTTTGTTTGGTTTCTCGAACGGGAAGGCATTTGCAGAGGTACAACGACAAAGGTCGTCGTCTCGTTGTTGG GTGTATCCCATATAGATTTAAGGGGCAAGAAAAAGATAAGGTGAACAATCAAGTAGAGGTCCTTGTTATCAGTTCACAAAATGGTCAAGGGATGATGTTTCCCAAG GGAGGTTGGGAACTTGATGAATCCCTAATTGAAGCTGCCTGTCGGGAATCACTCGAAGAAGCTGGTGTTCTTGGAAATGTTGAG GATGAATTAGGTATATGGGGATTCAAGAGCAAAAGCCAAGGAACCTACCATGAAGGTTACATGTTTCCTTTGCTGGTCACAGAACAACTTGATCTATGGCCTGAACAAAATGTCCGGAAAAGAGTATGG ATGACAGTGGCTGAAGCTAGAGAAGTTTGTAAGCATTGGTGGATGAAAGAAGCATTAGATAAATTTGTTAATAGGCTTCTGTTGGAGGAGCTTGAAGATCAGCAGCAAGACCTTCCAGCTAAATCCCTACTCTAg
- the LOC113717704 gene encoding 1-aminocyclopropane-1-carboxylate oxidase homolog 3 isoform X2, producing the protein MATTTTNPPPPQPDPTTQSTRLQEIKQFDESKIGVKGLVDRGLPAIPSFFIHPKPAELNPKDPNNRPGTKPTIPVIDFSSSRSTIVDEIRRASSTLGFFQIINHSVPVASIKKILGSIQEFYELPEDAKMEYYTRDMSRGAAYSTNFDLYQSKAASWRDTFQMGLAPNPPKWENVPFSCRETVAGWDKEVVKISKEVLEILSEGLGLEKKDKLKELSDGRVMAAHYYPYCPQAELTAGLTSHTDPGLLTVLVQNEVPGLQVKVGEDWVDVVPVEGAIVFNIGDNLQIMSNDQYKSVEHRVLANPLRDARVSVAVFLKPSHSDQLCGPFPELVSAEKPAVYRQFTLSDYMGRFFSKELDGKTLTNYYRI; encoded by the exons ATGGCAACCACAACCACCAACCCTCCACCACCTCAACCCGACCCGACCACCCAAAGCACCCGTCTCCAAGAAATCAAGCAATTCGATGAATCCAAAATCGGAGTCAAAGGCCTAGTTGACCGCGGCCTACCCGCCATTCCCTCCTTCTTCATCCATCCCAAGCCAGCCGAACTAAACCCGAAAGACCCGAATAACAGACCCGGCACGAAGCCCACCATCCCCGTCATAGACTTCTCCTCTTCCAGGTCGACGATCGTTGACGAAATCCGGCGAGCATCTTCTACACTGGGGTTCTTCCAAATCATCAACCACTCCGTCCCAGTTGCCTCAATCAAGAAAATCTTGGGTTCAATTCAAGAGTTTTACGAGCTGCCGGAAGATGCAAAAATGGAGTATTACACCAGGGATATGTCACGTGGGGCGGCTTATTCCACAAATTTCGATCTCTACCAATCAAAGGCCGCCAGCTGGAGGGACACCTTCCAGATGGGCTTGGCGCCAAACCCGCCGAAATGGGAGAACGTGCCGTTCAGCTGCCGGGAGACAGTGGCGGGATGGGACAAAGAGGTGGTGAAAATATCCAAGGAAGTTTTGGAAATCTTATCTGAAGGGTTGGGACTGGAAAAGAAGGATAAATTGAAGGAATTGTCAGACGGCAGAGTTATGGCTGCCCATTACTACCCGTACTGCCCGCAGGCGGAATTGACGGCTGGGCTGACGTCACATACTGATCCGGGGCTGCTGACCGTGCTGGTGCAGAATGAAGTGCCCGGGTTGCAGGTCAAAGTGGGAGAAGATTGGGTGGACGTGGTGCCTGTAGAGGGCGCAATTGTGTTTAACATTGGGGATAATCTtcag ATAATGTCGAATGATCAATACAAAAGCGTGGAGCACAGAGTGTTGGCAAACCCTCTCCGAGATGCTCGTGTATCTGTTGCTGTTTTTCTGAAGCCAAGCCATAGTGATCAGCTGTGTGGACCTTTTCCTGAACTTGTATCTGCTGAAAAACCAGCTGTTTACAGGCAGTTCACACTGTCTGATTACATGGGAAGATTTTTCTCCAAGGAGTTGGATGGCAAGACGCTGACAAACTACTACAGAATTTGA
- the LOC140021385 gene encoding uncharacterized protein, translating into MQQFLWHVPVSSTGIMGAIIEDVQNGVGNCSKNSGDKLEAFMEMDYGIYLLVVDLIIQEMNNRFSEVSTELLSCIACLDSKSSFSQFDVQKLLRLADLYSEDFSSNDYLYLESQLRNYIYNVQRDPQFSEVGDLGSLAQQMVKTGKNTVFPLVYRLIQLALVLPVATASVERVFSAMNIVKTDLRNKMGDEWMNDCLVVYIEKDIFATIENEQILQRFQRMKTRRMQLPPLRYSSATTTNTSSVNQ; encoded by the exons ATGCAGCAGTTTTTATGGCATGTCCCTGTCTCTTCTACTGGAATCATGGGTGCCATTATTGAGGATGTTCAAAATGGCGTGGGGAACTGCTCCAAGAACTCTGGAGATAAACTGGAGGCATTTATGGAAATGGACTATGGAATATACCTCTTG GTTGTTGATTTAATTATACAAGAGATGAATAATCGTTTCTCGGAAGTTAGCACGGAATTGCTTAGTTGCATAGCATGTCTTGATTCAAAAAGTTCTTTCTCTCAATTCGATGTGCAGAAACTACTCCGTCTTGCTGATTTATATTCTGAAGACTTCTCAAGTAACGATTATTTATATCTTGAGTCTCAACTTcgaaattatatttataatgtGCAACGCGATCCTCAATTTTCAGAAGTTGGAGATTTGGGAAGTCTTGCTCAACAAATGGTTAAAACTGGTAAAAATACAGTTTTTCCATTGGTTTATCGTCTGATCCAGTTGGCATTAGTTCTACCAGTTGCGACTGCTTCTGTTGAAAGAGTATTTTCTGCAATGAATATTGTCAAGACTGATTTGCGCAACAAAATGGGAGACGAGTGGATGAATGACTGTCTGGTTGTATACATCGAGAAGGATATTTTTGCAACAATTGAAAATGAGCAAATATTGCAGCGTTTTCAACGGATGAAGACTCGCAGAATGCAATTGCCTCCTCTTCGTTATTCGAGTGCAACAACTACCAATACTTCAAGTGTTAATCAATAA
- the LOC113717703 gene encoding uncharacterized protein, whose product MLKFLRSKIHLQNPKLYIPISHVHSKTTSKYTPLSNPAIDFILNEAAQDIKPLKPSCPNPPNPQKTLVENEEKKAPFNSRVQISHPWPEWVELMDKLLKGGYFDQIGHPFGRNEMGSKFLNQIRTACLNYARDRFDLIRFLSQKDIQIVAGSGCPTLDRKVVNSGKRLRAHVGTDEGNVCSSCVLRGNCERAFVKAREDEGGRTVDVMRFLLTYGLDAIIGTVENEPCLNKKVKESVRKLLKEITEFSSEETDTEQSTASTSGWISSTQGISAHQGQDQVNVIMKPGDWKCPKCNFLNFSRNVKCLRCEGLFQERLQKLGEDEDHLPLKKGDWICEKCNFLNFAKNTRCLQCKEKPSGRQLIPGEWECESCNYINFRRNMVCLKCDHKRPKASNSSSLPSPSASDHMPYRRTRPYFGQEKQCGDEESDVIKFVETEGQHRSNSLDEAPGFVDFPLVCGKSDLSQNVQKQERWRKEMAEQSRSAAKAKENAGVFKSSITRDSRELLQLDDDEEMAEWFGRRRDN is encoded by the exons ATGTTGAAATTCTTGAGAAGTAAAATCCATCTCCAAAATCCCAAACTTTACATTCCCATTTCCCATGTTCACAGCAAAACCACCTCAAAATACACCCCACTTTCCAACCCAGCAATTGATTTCATCCTAAATGAAGCAGCTCAAGACATTAAACCCTTAAAACCCTCCTGTCCAAACCCTCCAAACCCACAAAAAACTCTagtagaaaatgaagaaaaaaaggcCCCTTTTAATAGTAGGGTTCAAATATCTCATCCCTGGCCTGAATGGGTGGAGCTGATGGATAAGTTGCTGAAAGGTggatattttgatcaaattgGACacccttttggtagaaatgaaatgGGCTCGAAGTTTTTAAATCAGATTAGGACTGCTTGCTTGAATTATGCTCGCGACCGGTTTGATCTTATAAG GTTTTTGTCCCAGAAAGATATTCAGATTGTTGCTGGATCTGGATGTCCTACCTTGGACAGAAAAGTTGTGAACTCAGGAAAGCGACTAAGAGCACATGTGGGAACTGATGAAGGAAAT GTTTGCAGCTCCTGTGTTTTGAGGGGAAATTGTGAGAGGGCTTTTGTAAAGGCACGTGAGGATGAAGGGGGCAGGACTGTCGACGTCATGCGCTTCTTGTTGACATACGGACTCGATGCTATAATTGGTACTGTAGAGAATGAGCCTTGCCTAAACAAGAAGGTCAAGGAGTCGGTCAGAAAATTGCTGAAAGAAATCACAGAGTTCAGCTCTGAGGAAACTGATACTGAGCAGTCTACAGCTTCAACTTCTGGATGGATTTCATCTACTCAAGGAATCTCAGCTCACCAGGGGCAAGATCAAGTTAATGTAATAATGAAACCTGGCGATTGGAAATGCCCCAA ATGCAACTTCCTAAACTTTTCTAGAAATGTTAAGTGCTTGCGTTGTGAGGGATTATTCCAAGAAAGACTACAGAAACTTGGCGAGGACGAAGATCATCTTCCACTAAAGAAAGGAGACTGGATATGTGAGAA GtgcaattttttgaattttgcaaaAAATACAAGGTGTTTACAATGTAAAGAGAAGCCATCAGGTCGACAACTCATTCCTGGGGAGTGGGAATGTGAATC GTGTAACTACATAAATTTTAGAAGAAATATGGTATGCTTAAAATGCGATCATAAAAGACCGAAAGCGTCAAATTCTTCATCCTTACCATCTCCATCTGCCAGTGACCATATGCCATATCGTCGTACACGCCCTTATTTTGGGCAAGAGAAGCAATGTGGAGATGAAGAAAGTGATGTAATAAAATTTGTTGAAACTGAAGGCCAACATAGATCAAACTCACTAGATGAGGCTCCAGGATTTGTTGACTTTCCTTTGGTGTGTGGTAAGAGTGACTTGTCCCAGAATGTTCAGAAGCAAGAGAGATGGAGAAAGGAAATGGCTGAGCAGAGCAGAAGTGCTGCAAAGGCAAAGGAAAATGCTGGTGTTTTCAAATCTTCCATCACCCGGGACAGTAGAGAGTTGCTTCAGTTGGATGACGATGAAGAGATGGCTGAGTGGTTTGGACGCAGAAGAGACAACTGA
- the LOC113717704 gene encoding 1-aminocyclopropane-1-carboxylate oxidase homolog 3 isoform X1 yields the protein METTAANPPPQSDMTNRNTRLQEIKQFDESKIGVKGLVDRGLESIPSFFIHPYPPKPNQKPSPTRKADPNCTPGLIPTIPVIDFFSPRSTLVDQVRRASSSLGFFQIINHSVSLSSITKILSSMQDFFELPEKVKKEYYSRDMSRGAAYLTNFDLYQSEAASWRDTFQMNLSPRPPKWENVPVMCREGVVEWDKEVVKISEEIMGILFEGLGLEKSNNKLWEISGGRVMAAHYYPYCTQPELTDGLTSHTDLRLLTMLVQNEVPGLQVKIGEGWVDVEPVKGAILFNIGDLFQIMSNDQYKSVEHRVLANPLRDARVSVAVFLKPSHSDQLCGPFPELVSAEKPAVYRQFTLSDYMGRFFSKELDGKTLTNYYRI from the exons ATGGAAACCACAGCTGCCAACCCTCCTCCTCAATCTGACATGACTAACCGAAACACCCGTCTTCAAGAAATCAAACAATTTGATGAGTCTAAAATCGGAGTCAAAGGCCTTGTTGATCGTGGCCTAGAAAGCATCCCTTCCTTCTTCATTCATCCCTACCCACCCAAACCAAACCAGAAACCTTCCCCAACCAGAAAGGCTGATCCAAATTGCACACCTGGCCTAATACCTACCATCCCCGTTATAGATTTCTTCTCACCCCGCTCAACCCTGGTTGACCAAGTCCGCCGAGCCTCTTCTTCACTAGGCTTCTTCCAAATCATCAACCACTCAGTCTCATTGTCATCAATCACCAAAATCTTGAGCTCAATGCAAGATTTTTTTGAGCTGCCAGAAAAGGTAAAAAAGGAGTATTATTCGAGGGATATGTCACGTGGGGCAGCCTACTTGACAAACTTTGATCTCTATCAATCAGAAGCCGCCAGCTGGCGCGACACCTTCCAGATGAACTTATCTCCTAGACCACCAAAATGGGAAAATGTCCCAGTCATGTGCCGGGAGGGGGTGGTGGAGTGGGATAAAGAAGTGGTGAAAATATCTGAGGAAATTATGGGAATTTTGTTTGAAGGTTTGGGATTGGAAAAGAGTAATAATAAGTTGTGGGAGATTTCAGGTGGGAGGGTTATGGCTGCCCATTACTATCCATATTGCACACAGCCGGAACTGACTGATGGGTTGACATCACATACTGACCTGAGGCTGCTGACTATGCTGGTGCAAAATGAGGTGCCGGGGTTGCAGGTCAAAATTGGGGAGGGGTGGGTTGATGTGGAGCCTGTGAAGGGTGCTATTTTGTTCAATATTGGGGATCTTTTCCAG ATAATGTCGAATGATCAATACAAAAGCGTGGAGCACAGAGTGTTGGCAAACCCTCTCCGAGATGCTCGTGTATCTGTTGCTGTTTTTCTGAAGCCAAGCCATAGTGATCAGCTGTGTGGACCTTTTCCTGAACTTGTATCTGCTGAAAAACCAGCTGTTTACAGGCAGTTCACACTGTCTGATTACATGGGAAGATTTTTCTCCAAGGAGTTGGATGGCAAGACGCTGACAAACTACTACAGAATTTGA
- the LOC113718040 gene encoding nudix hydrolase 17, mitochondrial, with product MVFPIPGKGRHLQRYNDQGCRLVVGCIPYRFKSEGSEKTNNEVEVLLVSSPKSQEVMFPKGGWEFGESIKEAGRRETLEEAGVLGNVEDELGIWRFKSKSQEIYHEGYMFPLLVTEELDPWPEKNVRKRAWMTVVEARDACKQWWMKEALDRLINRLPSPDELSPARPADEQEIALATPVEQRFVPAIQANIEEEQDVLLSSLS from the exons ATGGTTTTTCCGATTCCTGGAAAGGGAAGGCACTTACAGAGATACAATGATCAAGGTTGTCGTCTTGTTGTAGG GTGTATCCCGTATAGATTTAAGTCGGAAGGAAGTGAGAAGACCAATAACGAAGTGGAAGTCCTTCTTGTCAGTTCACCAAAAAGTCAAGAGGTTATGTTCCCGAAG GGAGGTTGGGAATTTGGTGAATCTATTAAAGAAGCTGGTCGTCGTGAAACACTTGAAGAAGCTGGAGTTCTTGGCAATGTTGAG GATGAACTAGGTATATGGAGATTCAAGAGCAAAAGCCAAGAAATCTACCATGAAGGTTACATGTTCCCTTTGCTTGTAACAGAAGAACTTGATCCATGGCCTGAAAAAAATGTCAGGAAAAGAGCATGG ATGACTGTGGTAGAAGCACGAGATGCATGCAAGCAATGGTGGATGAAGGAAGCTTTAGATAGATTAATAAATAGGCTTCCATCACCAGATGAGCTTTCTCCAGCTCGCCCTGCAGATGAGCAAGAAATAGCCTTAGCTACTCCCGTGGAGCAAAGATTTGTCCCTGCTATACAAGCAAATATTGAAGAGGAACAAGACGTTCTACTCAGTTCTCTAAGCTAG